Proteins encoded by one window of Rhodoligotrophos appendicifer:
- a CDS encoding quaternary amine ABC transporter ATP-binding protein translates to MGWHIECEGVWKLFGPDERRALKTVRAKALNKTEARQQLNHIIGVADVSLSIRQGELFCIMGLSGSGKSTLLRHVNRLIEPTAGRIIVDGVDTSKLDKKGLTQLRSRTIGMVFQHMALWPHRNLLDNVAYGLEIQGTPKSERRRVAAEMLGMMKLDGWEEHYPDELSGGMQQRVGLARALASDPDILLMDEPFSALDPLIRRDLQTQFIDLSQRLRKTTLFVTHDLEEAIRLGDRIAIMKDGEIVQIGTREEIVLNPASDYVADFVRPMARSRFLTADAVMAAVPSKPHDAGGSLADLQHVVVSDAGIQEIIEKMTQVRQPIGVVKDGSLVGVIDPYTLLTALRSREASDGMRQGPEGDASGYI, encoded by the coding sequence ATGGGATGGCACATCGAGTGCGAAGGCGTATGGAAGCTCTTCGGTCCTGATGAGAGGAGAGCGCTAAAAACCGTTCGGGCAAAGGCATTGAATAAGACGGAGGCCCGTCAACAGCTCAATCACATCATTGGCGTTGCCGATGTCTCCCTGTCCATTCGCCAGGGCGAGTTGTTCTGCATCATGGGCCTCTCGGGCAGCGGCAAGTCCACTCTACTTCGCCATGTCAACCGACTGATCGAACCTACTGCTGGGCGGATCATTGTCGACGGTGTCGATACTTCGAAACTGGATAAGAAGGGCCTCACCCAGCTGCGATCCAGAACCATCGGCATGGTGTTTCAGCATATGGCCTTGTGGCCACACAGAAATCTTTTGGACAACGTGGCTTACGGCTTGGAGATTCAGGGCACACCTAAGTCAGAGCGGCGACGGGTTGCCGCCGAGATGCTTGGGATGATGAAACTCGATGGATGGGAAGAGCATTATCCTGACGAGTTGTCGGGAGGAATGCAGCAAAGAGTGGGACTCGCGCGTGCCCTGGCTTCTGATCCTGACATTCTACTAATGGACGAACCGTTCAGCGCACTGGATCCTTTGATTAGGCGGGATTTGCAGACCCAGTTTATCGACCTTTCGCAACGCCTGCGGAAGACGACCCTTTTTGTCACTCATGATCTGGAAGAAGCAATACGGCTTGGTGACAGGATCGCCATCATGAAGGATGGCGAGATCGTGCAAATTGGCACTCGAGAGGAGATTGTCCTCAATCCTGCCAGCGACTATGTCGCCGATTTCGTCCGCCCGATGGCGCGCAGCAGATTCCTTACGGCGGATGCTGTAATGGCCGCCGTACCAAGCAAGCCTCATGATGCAGGCGGGAGCCTTGCCGATCTGCAACATGTGGTCGTATCCGATGCTGGTATTCAGGAGATCATCGAAAAAATGACTCAGGTTCGCCAGCCAATCGGCGTGGTGAAAGACGGCAGCTTAGTTGGGGTCATCGATCCCTATACTCTACTTACCGCGCTGCGCTCTAGAGAAGCATCGGACGGAATGCGGCAGGGACCAGAAGGCGACGCCAGTGGGTACATTTGA
- a CDS encoding ABC transporter permease subunit: MGTFDFSEPFQAISLPVGDWVAVAIKWVVVNFRYVFQNIKVPIDFVLSNVEFGLRSCPPLVFICVLALLAWQVADRKTAIFVALALVGIGAIGAWPEAMTTLAIVLTSVLFCCGVGIPMGILAAQNGRFDKILRPILDFLQTIPSFVYLVPIVMLFGIGNVSGVIVTIIYALSPIVRLTNLGIKQVRADLVEASNAFGASRLQTLLKVQLPLARPAIMTGVNQTIMLSLSMSVIASMISVTGLGQMVLRGIGRLDIALATTGGLGIVLIAMVVDRISQGLGVSARDRANQDWLATGPIGLLRRLVPTKGAVAHPNRDSLSRNK, encoded by the coding sequence GTGGGTACATTTGATTTTTCTGAGCCGTTCCAGGCCATTTCTCTCCCGGTCGGCGATTGGGTTGCGGTGGCTATAAAATGGGTTGTGGTGAATTTCCGCTACGTGTTTCAGAACATCAAAGTTCCAATCGATTTCGTCCTTTCGAATGTCGAGTTCGGCCTTCGGTCTTGTCCGCCTCTTGTCTTTATTTGCGTACTGGCGCTGCTCGCTTGGCAAGTGGCAGACAGGAAAACCGCGATCTTCGTGGCGTTGGCACTCGTTGGCATCGGCGCAATCGGTGCCTGGCCCGAGGCGATGACAACGCTTGCGATTGTGCTCACCTCCGTCTTGTTCTGCTGCGGGGTTGGCATTCCGATGGGCATCCTGGCCGCTCAGAACGGGCGCTTCGATAAGATCCTGCGACCAATCTTAGACTTCCTTCAGACGATTCCCTCTTTCGTCTATCTGGTCCCCATTGTGATGCTCTTCGGCATCGGGAACGTCTCCGGCGTGATCGTAACGATTATCTACGCCCTATCTCCTATCGTCCGGCTCACTAATCTCGGCATCAAGCAGGTGCGCGCCGATCTGGTCGAAGCATCGAACGCCTTTGGCGCAAGCCGCCTGCAGACTTTGCTCAAGGTCCAATTGCCCCTTGCGCGCCCAGCCATCATGACCGGCGTCAATCAGACAATCATGCTGTCACTATCGATGAGCGTGATCGCTTCCATGATTTCGGTAACCGGACTTGGGCAGATGGTGCTGCGCGGCATCGGACGCCTCGACATTGCGCTAGCCACCACGGGTGGCTTGGGAATCGTCCTGATTGCCATGGTGGTCGATCGAATCTCGCAGGGGCTGGGTGTGTCGGCACGCGACAGAGCCAATCAAGATTGGCTGGCGACGGGACCGATCGGGCTGCTGAGGCGCCTCGTTCCGACCAAAGGGGCAGTTGCCCATCCCAACCGCGATTCCCTCTCTCGCAACAAGTAA